The following is a genomic window from Pedobacter sp. KBS0701.
TTTAAAAACGAGCATATCCTCGTAGATCAAAAGTATTTAAAACCTGGTAACAATCGTATCGAAATTGGTTTTATCGCTGGCAATGAGTCGCTGAACAGGAATAAGGATTTCTTGTATGCACTTTTTGTGCCCGATCATGCCAGAACAGTATTTCCTTGTTTTGATCAGCCCGATTTAAAGGCTAAATTTTTACTTTCGTTAACCGTTCCAACTAACTGGAAAGTAATGGGTAATGCAATTCAGAAAGATTCGATTGTGCAGGATAAAGTTACAACTTACCATTTTAAAAATTCGGATAAATTACCAACTTACTTATTTTCCTTTACGGCTGGAAAATATACTTACCTGAATAAGAAAATGAAAGACCGTGAAATGGAATTTCTTCACCGCGAAACCGATTCTGCCAAAATCAAACTTAGTGTCGATTCTATTTTCATAGCCCACCGCGAGGCCATCGATTTTCTGGAAGACTGGACCGCAATCAAATATCCCTTTCAGAAAATAGGCTTTGTCAGCATTCCTGATTTTCAGTTTGGCGGTATGGAGCACCCTGGTGAAGTGCAATATAAAGCATCATCATTGTTTTTAGATCAGGGTGCAACTAAAGATCAATTCATTTCGCGTTCCAATCTGATTTCTCATGAAACAGCACATATATGGTTTGGCGATCTGGTTACCATGAAATGGTTTAATGATGTTTGGATGAAAGAGGTATTTGCCAATTTTATGGCCGATAAAGTAACCGAAAAGCTGATGGGCAAAAGCACTTTCGACCTTAAGTTTTTACAAGATCACTATCCGGCAGCCTATGGAGTGGATAGAACATTGGGTGCTAATCCCATCCGCCAGCAATTGGATAACTTACAGGAAGCCGGATCGATGTATGGAAATATCATCTACCATAAAGCACCTATCATGATGCGTCAGTTGGAATTGTTAATGGGCAAAGTGAACTTTCAAAAAGGAATCAGGGAATACCTGAAAAAATACGCCTGTAGTAATGCTACATGGAACGATCTGATTGCCATTTTAAGCAAATACACTAAAACTGATTTGTATAGTTGGAACAAAGTTTGGGTAAATGAGGCTGGCAGACCAGCTTTTACTTATGAAATTAAATATGAAGGAGATAAAATTAGTGATTTAAGCCTAAGTCAAACCAGTGAAGTGGGTGGGCAAAGGGTATGGCCGCAATCTTTTTCGTTGAAGCTGGTTTATCCTACATATAGCAAATTTTTGACCGTTAATGCGATGGGAGCAAAAACGATTGTTGCAGAAGCAAGAGGTCTTGCAAAACCTCAATATATCTTATTTAATGCGAACGGGGCAGGCTATGGTCTCTTTCCCGTCGATAAAAGGATGGCGGCTGATGTTTATAATATTGCCGACCCTTTGGAACGAGCATCTGCTTATATCAATACTTATGAAAATATGCTTTCGGGCAAAGGTTTTAAGCCTTATGAACTCCTGGTGATATTGCTTAAAGGAATTACGGTGGAGAAAAACGAAATGAATCTGCGTTTACTTACAGGTTATATGACCAATATTTACTGGACATTCCTGAAGGCAGATAAGCGGGAATTAATTAATGTTTTGATGGAGAAAACCATTTGGAATGCCTTAACAGAAGAGCCTCTTGCAAATAATAAGAAAATACTCTTCAATGCTTACCAGAACATTTACCAAAGCCCTGAAGCAGGAAAACGTTTATATGATATCTGGCTGAAACAATCAGCGCCGGCGGGCGTGAAACTTCAGGAAGATGATTACAGTTCGCTGGCTTTAACTTTAGTGCTTAAAACCGATACGGTTAATACCATCCTGAAAGAACAGTTATCGCGGACAAAAAATGAAGACCGTAAAAACCGGTTAATTTATTTAATGCCTGCATTATCTTTAGATGTTAAGGAAAGGGATCTTTTTTTTAATGGTTTAAAAGACCGGAAAAACAGACAAAAAGAAGCATGGGTAACTACGGCTTTGGCTTATCTGCATCATCCCGTCAGGCAAAAAACCTCAATTCATTACCTGAAAGAGAGCTTAGATTTATTAGTAGAAATACAGAAAACAGGAGATATATTTTTTCCGCAGTCGTGGTTAGCCGCTACCTTCTCTGGTTATAACAGCAAAGAAGCAAATGCAGTTGTTATGGACTTCTTAAAATCACATCCTGCTTACAACCCCAAATTAAAGGATAAAATTTTGCAGACCACCGATAACCTTCGACGGGCACAGAACATCATGCATTAACACCTAATTAAATAAGTTTGTTACATATAGGTTTAAGAAGAATTTATACTTTTGTCGCGAGAGCGTTAATTTAGATTGAAAGGGGTAAACATGAATTTGTTTGCCCTTTTTTTTGAGGAATTAGAATTGCTTGCCATACATTAATCTTCTTTTCTAATATTACGAATCTTTTTTAGATTGGATTTTTTTATTGAATTCTCTTTCCCTTATAATTCCTCTAAAATTACTTTATCAATCAATACTTTTTAAAGCAAATTTAATACTTATTTCATTAATACTGAAATAAATTTAGATATTTCAGTATATTTGATATAGTATTTATATAAAAATAATATGAAAGACTATTTTATATTAATGGCAGATATAGTCGATAGCAGAAGAAGCGATCAGAATAAGCTAATGAGTAACTTTAAAAAAGTAATAAGCGAGACTAATCACGAAAATGAAAAGCTAATGCTATCTCCATTGACAATCACTTTGGGAGACGAATTTCAAGGTATAGTTAATAATGCTAAGGCAGCTGTGAAATTGATGTTTTTTATTGATGAAAAAATTATTGGTCTTAATGCTGGATTTAAATTAAGATTTGTATTGGTTGAAGGAGTAATTGATACACCAATTAATAAAAAAATTGCTTATGAAATGCTCGGTGATGGATTAACTCAAGCCCGTGAAGCATTGACAACACACAAAAACTCTAACGTTAGGTATTGTTTTAATCTTAAAAATGAACCTAAAAGTGAAGCATTAGTAAATAGTATGTTTTTATATCAAAGTATTGTTGATGATTGGAAAGTCAGTAAGGATTATGATCTGATTACCAAATTTATTAAATTAAGGGATTATAAGCTTGTTGCGGAAGAATTGGGAAAAACGCGTTCTCAGATATGGAAAAGAGAAAAAAGTCTTAAAATAGAGGAGTACTTTTCAATTAAATCCGTAATAAATTACATATCAGAATTACCATGATCTTAATTTTAACTATAGCCATACTTATAATAGTATGCGAGCTCATTCTTGCTTTTTTGTTTTCGCTAATTGCCCAGCAGTATTATAAAAAGTCAGAAATAGATATGAAATCCATTAGTAAAGGATCCATTGAACGTCTCTTTCTGACAATTTTTATGTTTAATGGTATTCCTCATGCATTAACTTTTTTTAGCGCATTGAAGCTGGCAACGAGGTTAAAACATGATGATAAAACAGGGGAGACAGAAAAGTTTAATAGTTATTATTTAATTGGTAATATGGTTTCTGTAACAGTTTCTCTATTTTACGTCTATATCTGGAATCATGCAGCAGATATTGAAAATGGGTTAGATCATTTCTTAAATAAATAAGTAATTGGAAAAATTAAATTAATTTGTTTTTACTAATTCAATTAACTAAAGTGGTCATTTTTCTTATCTAAACTATTCAAATTTTCATTTGATATTATCCAAAATATTGGTACGCTTTTAAGGATCCTAATTGCTTATAAAAGATTGCCTAAAGGCTGTTAAAACCCTTTAGTAAACCAACTAAAATCTTTTTCAAAGGAAAGACACAAACATTAATTTGTCTGCTCTTCTCTTTTTTAATCTCATTTGGATGCTTTTTACACGATCGAATTGGAAGTTACCGTCATCTCGACGGAAACGCAGTGGAATGGAGAGATCTATCTAGACAGATTTCGCGACTGCGTTGCACTCCGCTCAAAATGACGACACGTGGGAGGTAATTGAGGAACGGTACTAATTAAAAGACTCAGTTTGGTTATTCAAATCATCCAATAAACTGGTTAAAACCATTTCTCTCTTATCTTCAATAGAAGTATCATCCTGAATAAAAACGGTAAGGTTTGTATTTTCTGTTGTTTGAGTTTGCATGAATTAGGGATTTATGTTTGTCAATTTAATATCTACAATTATTCAACGTAGATTTTTGAATATAGTTTGTAACTTTTTTATTTAAAATTTAATAATATTCCAGTTAAAGAATAAATTATTCCTGGTCAAACATTGATCTGCTTATTCAGGTTATTATTACAACAAAACAAATCCTATCCATGAAACATTACGACGCGATAATTATCGGAGCGGGGCAGGCGGGCACACCATTAGCCAAAAAAATTGCCGAAGCGGGCAAAAAGACAGCTATTATCGAAAAAAGATTGGTTGGCGGCACCTGTATAAACGATGGCTGTACCCCAACAAAAGCCATGGTTGCTTCTGCCAGGGCCATCTATCAGGCTAAAAAGGCATCAGCATTAGGTGTTGAGATTGGATCGGTCAAAATTGATTTCAAGAAAATAAAACAGCGTAAAGATGATATTGTAGAACAGTTTAGAGCATCATCAGAAAAGGGAATAAATCATACCAAAGGACTCCGGCTCATTTTCGGATCGGCAAAATTCAGCGCTGAAAAAGAATTAACCATTACCCTTAACGATGGTGGTGAAGAAAAAGTAACTGCTGATTTGATTTTTATCAATACCGGAGCAAAAACTGCCATACCAGATATAGAAGGAATGGATCAGATTGATTATCTTACATCGACAACAATTTTAGATATAGAAACGGTTCCAGAGCATTTGGTGGTTATTGGTGGCAATTATATTGGGCTGGAGTTTGGGCAAATGTTTAACCGTTTTGGTAGTAACATAACCATTTTGGAAAAATCATCAGCCATATTAGCTAAAGAAGACCAGGATATTTCGTCGGCCCTTAAGGAAATCTTAACCGATGAAAAGATCGAAATTATTACGGATGTGAAGATTGATAAAATCAGTCAGGATAAAAAACAACTTCATCTTTCAATCCAATCAGGTAAGACAAAGAAGAAAATTACGGCAAGTCATGTATTAATCGCAGCCGGACGCATACCACAAACCGCTGATTTAGGCCTCGAAAATTGTGGAGTAA
Proteins encoded in this region:
- a CDS encoding SatD family protein; its protein translation is MKDYFILMADIVDSRRSDQNKLMSNFKKVISETNHENEKLMLSPLTITLGDEFQGIVNNAKAAVKLMFFIDEKIIGLNAGFKLRFVLVEGVIDTPINKKIAYEMLGDGLTQAREALTTHKNSNVRYCFNLKNEPKSEALVNSMFLYQSIVDDWKVSKDYDLITKFIKLRDYKLVAEELGKTRSQIWKREKSLKIEEYFSIKSVINYISELP
- a CDS encoding mercuric reductase, translating into MKHYDAIIIGAGQAGTPLAKKIAEAGKKTAIIEKRLVGGTCINDGCTPTKAMVASARAIYQAKKASALGVEIGSVKIDFKKIKQRKDDIVEQFRASSEKGINHTKGLRLIFGSAKFSAEKELTITLNDGGEEKVTADLIFINTGAKTAIPDIEGMDQIDYLTSTTILDIETVPEHLVVIGGNYIGLEFGQMFNRFGSNITILEKSSAILAKEDQDISSALKEILTDEKIEIITDVKIDKISQDKKQLHLSIQSGKTKKKITASHVLIAAGRIPQTADLGLENCGVKLDDKGYVLVNEKLETNIKGIYALGDVKGGPAFTHIAYNDYTIVYRNLIEGTKYSIQDRPMPYCMFTDPQLGRIGISEKEAKEKKLNYKVAVLPMSNVARGIETNETLGLMKAIVDADSKKILGAAILASEGGEIMSVLQMAMEGGITYDRIRYCVFAHPTYTESLNNLFMKLEK
- a CDS encoding M1 family aminopeptidase, translated to MNSITKYFSLFFLLSSTCYAQQAGQKIAVEPGVSIALANARSSSISNIQYQLHFIIPAEQTAPIYSTESIDFKLTKSNHLQIDFKQNADHLKSITVNGKAITIDFKNEHILVDQKYLKPGNNRIEIGFIAGNESLNRNKDFLYALFVPDHARTVFPCFDQPDLKAKFLLSLTVPTNWKVMGNAIQKDSIVQDKVTTYHFKNSDKLPTYLFSFTAGKYTYLNKKMKDREMEFLHRETDSAKIKLSVDSIFIAHREAIDFLEDWTAIKYPFQKIGFVSIPDFQFGGMEHPGEVQYKASSLFLDQGATKDQFISRSNLISHETAHIWFGDLVTMKWFNDVWMKEVFANFMADKVTEKLMGKSTFDLKFLQDHYPAAYGVDRTLGANPIRQQLDNLQEAGSMYGNIIYHKAPIMMRQLELLMGKVNFQKGIREYLKKYACSNATWNDLIAILSKYTKTDLYSWNKVWVNEAGRPAFTYEIKYEGDKISDLSLSQTSEVGGQRVWPQSFSLKLVYPTYSKFLTVNAMGAKTIVAEARGLAKPQYILFNANGAGYGLFPVDKRMAADVYNIADPLERASAYINTYENMLSGKGFKPYELLVILLKGITVEKNEMNLRLLTGYMTNIYWTFLKADKRELINVLMEKTIWNALTEEPLANNKKILFNAYQNIYQSPEAGKRLYDIWLKQSAPAGVKLQEDDYSSLALTLVLKTDTVNTILKEQLSRTKNEDRKNRLIYLMPALSLDVKERDLFFNGLKDRKNRQKEAWVTTALAYLHHPVRQKTSIHYLKESLDLLVEIQKTGDIFFPQSWLAATFSGYNSKEANAVVMDFLKSHPAYNPKLKDKILQTTDNLRRAQNIMH